Proteins encoded together in one Pseudomonas sp. Seg1 window:
- a CDS encoding GntP family permease: MTPSFGYWLLVYAAVAIIALIVLIARYRLNPFIVITLISIGLALVAGMPPSGVVGAYEAGVGKTLGHIALVVALGTMLGKMMAESGGAEQMARTLIEKFGEKNAHWAMVCIAFLVGLPLFFEVGFVLLVPIAFTVARRVGVSILMVGLPMVAGLSVVHALVPPHPAAMLAVQAYQASVGQTLLYAIAIGIPTAIIAGPLYAKFIVPRIQLPADNPLEKQFLDREPRDRLPGFGITMATILLPVVLMLIGGWANLISTPGSGFNQFLLFIGNSVIALLLATLLSFWTLGIAQGFNRESILKFTNECLAPTASITLLVGAGGGLNRILVDAGVTDQIVGLAHEFHLSPLIMGWLFAALMRVATGSATVAMTTASGVVAPVAIGLGYPHPELLVLATGAGSVIFSHVNDGGFWLIKEYFNMTVAQTFKTWTVLETLISLVAFGLTVGLSYLL; the protein is encoded by the coding sequence ATGACGCCTTCCTTCGGCTATTGGCTGCTGGTGTATGCCGCCGTCGCCATCATCGCGCTGATCGTATTGATCGCCCGTTATCGGCTCAATCCGTTCATTGTCATCACGCTGATTTCCATTGGTCTGGCACTCGTGGCGGGGATGCCGCCGTCGGGCGTGGTGGGTGCCTATGAGGCCGGGGTGGGCAAGACGCTGGGGCATATTGCGCTGGTGGTGGCGCTGGGAACGATGCTTGGCAAGATGATGGCCGAGTCCGGCGGCGCCGAGCAGATGGCGCGCACCTTGATCGAAAAATTCGGTGAGAAAAACGCCCATTGGGCGATGGTTTGCATTGCATTTCTGGTCGGGCTGCCGCTGTTCTTCGAAGTCGGTTTTGTCTTGCTGGTGCCGATTGCTTTCACCGTGGCGCGGCGGGTCGGCGTGTCGATTCTGATGGTCGGTTTGCCGATGGTTGCCGGCCTGTCGGTGGTGCATGCGCTGGTGCCGCCACACCCGGCGGCGATGCTCGCGGTACAGGCGTATCAGGCGTCGGTCGGGCAGACCTTGTTGTATGCAATTGCCATCGGTATTCCGACGGCGATCATTGCCGGCCCGCTCTACGCCAAATTCATCGTGCCGCGCATTCAGTTGCCGGCAGATAACCCGCTGGAAAAGCAATTCCTCGACCGCGAGCCCCGCGACAGACTGCCGGGTTTCGGCATCACCATGGCAACCATTCTGTTGCCGGTGGTGCTGATGCTGATCGGCGGTTGGGCCAACCTGATTTCCACGCCGGGCAGTGGCTTCAACCAATTCCTGTTGTTCATCGGCAACTCGGTGATCGCGCTGTTGCTGGCGACATTGCTGAGTTTCTGGACGCTGGGCATCGCTCAGGGTTTCAACCGCGAATCGATCCTCAAGTTCACCAACGAATGCCTGGCACCGACCGCCAGTATTACTCTGCTGGTGGGTGCGGGCGGTGGCTTGAACCGGATTTTGGTGGATGCTGGCGTGACCGATCAGATCGTCGGCCTCGCCCACGAATTTCACCTGTCACCGCTGATCATGGGCTGGTTGTTCGCCGCGTTGATGCGCGTCGCCACCGGTTCCGCGACCGTGGCCATGACCACCGCGTCCGGTGTGGTCGCGCCGGTGGCCATTGGTCTGGGTTATCCACACCCTGAGCTGTTGGTGCTGGCGACCGGCGCTGGCTCGGTTATCTTTTCCCACGTCAACGACGGCGGCTTCTGGTTGATCAAGGAATACTTCAACATGACGGTCGCGCAGACGTTCAAGACCTGGACCGTGCTGGAGACGTTGATCTCGCTGGTCGCTTTCGGTCTGACCGTCGGCCTTTCCTATCTGCTTTAA
- a CDS encoding AraC family transcriptional regulator, with product MQSLGFTSVPPLLKYLRHAEQLGMAIEPALAAAGLQAQQLSDNTLRLPGEAHEKLLDYFCEHSGDPLFGLNAANFVLPNSWSVLGYITMNCATLGDAMSRIMPFEKLVGDMGVSRAEMQDGHVHLVWTCRYQRPRIRRHLVENVLGSWLQYARWIADTQMSPAAVWLEHARPDEVTLAQYEQFFDCPVLFDQPYSALIVPLAYLQLPLRQADAQLLRTLEEHAMGLMATLEDASLAQQVKGILRQLLKEGLPRKEQVAEQLAVSVRTLQRQLHQAGTSYQQILDDLRQELAEHYLLNSTLPIQDIAQYLGFTEPRSFHRTFKSRRGMPPGEFRQTHRG from the coding sequence ATGCAATCGCTCGGCTTCACGTCTGTTCCTCCGCTGCTCAAATATTTGCGCCATGCCGAGCAATTGGGCATGGCCATCGAGCCGGCGTTGGCGGCGGCCGGTCTGCAGGCGCAGCAGTTGAGCGACAACACCCTGCGCTTGCCGGGTGAGGCCCATGAAAAGTTGCTGGATTATTTCTGCGAGCACTCGGGCGATCCGCTGTTCGGGCTCAACGCGGCGAATTTCGTCTTGCCCAATTCGTGGAGCGTGCTCGGCTACATCACCATGAACTGCGCGACTCTTGGCGATGCCATGAGCCGGATCATGCCGTTCGAAAAACTGGTGGGCGACATGGGCGTGAGTCGCGCCGAGATGCAGGACGGCCATGTGCATCTGGTCTGGACGTGCCGTTATCAGCGCCCACGGATTCGTCGGCATCTGGTGGAAAACGTGCTCGGCTCCTGGCTGCAATATGCGCGCTGGATTGCCGATACGCAGATGTCGCCGGCCGCTGTGTGGCTGGAGCATGCGCGCCCGGACGAGGTGACGCTGGCGCAATATGAGCAGTTCTTCGATTGCCCGGTGTTGTTCGATCAGCCCTATTCGGCGCTGATCGTGCCGTTAGCGTATTTGCAACTGCCGTTGCGCCAGGCCGATGCGCAATTGCTGCGTACGCTGGAAGAGCATGCGATGGGTTTGATGGCGACGCTGGAGGACGCGTCGCTGGCGCAGCAGGTAAAAGGCATCCTGCGGCAGTTGCTCAAGGAAGGCTTGCCGCGCAAGGAGCAAGTGGCCGAGCAACTTGCGGTGTCGGTGCGCACATTGCAGCGCCAGTTGCATCAGGCGGGGACGTCGTATCAGCAGATTCTCGATGATCTGCGCCAGGAGTTGGCTGAGCATTACCTGTTGAACAGCACGTTGCCGATTCAGGACATTGCGCAGTATCTGGGTTTTACCGAACCGCGGTCGTTTCATCGCACGTTCAAAAGCCGCCGTGGGATGCCGCCCGGCGAGTTTCGGCAGACACATCGCGGGTGA
- a CDS encoding LysR family transcriptional regulator, giving the protein MKARSDELQIFVCVIECGSISAAAEQVGQTPSAVSRTLSRLEAKLDTTLINRTTRRMDLTEEGKYFFEQAKLILDQMDQLEERLSSRQQTPSGRLRINAASPFMLHAVVPYIDEFRRLYPDIQLELNSNDLIIDLLEQSTDVAIRIGTLADSTLHARSLGCSPLLIVASPAYLEKHGMPLQVADLSEHTLLGFTQNEGLNQWPLRYVHGDRWPITPAISASSGETVRHLALEGQGIACLSHFMTIDDIRAGRLKVLLGEFNSGYRQPINAVYYRNSQLALRIQCFLDFIQSKLAAYASADFKG; this is encoded by the coding sequence GTGAAAGCCAGATCCGATGAGTTGCAGATTTTCGTCTGCGTGATCGAATGCGGTTCGATTTCCGCCGCTGCCGAACAGGTCGGGCAGACGCCGTCAGCGGTCAGCCGCACCCTGTCGCGGCTGGAAGCCAAGCTCGACACCACGCTGATCAACCGCACCACGCGGCGCATGGATCTGACCGAGGAGGGCAAGTATTTCTTCGAGCAGGCCAAGCTGATTCTCGATCAGATGGACCAACTCGAAGAGCGTCTGTCCTCCCGTCAACAAACCCCGTCCGGACGCTTGCGGATCAACGCCGCCTCGCCGTTCATGCTCCACGCCGTCGTCCCCTACATCGACGAGTTCCGCCGTCTCTACCCGGACATCCAGCTCGAACTCAACAGCAATGACCTGATCATTGACCTGCTGGAACAAAGCACCGACGTCGCCATCCGCATCGGCACCCTCGCCGATTCCACGCTGCATGCGCGTTCACTCGGTTGCAGTCCGCTGCTGATCGTCGCCAGCCCCGCGTATCTGGAAAAGCACGGCATGCCGCTGCAAGTGGCGGATCTCAGCGAGCACACCTTGCTCGGCTTCACCCAGAACGAAGGCCTCAACCAATGGCCGTTGCGTTACGTACACGGTGACCGCTGGCCGATCACCCCGGCCATCAGCGCTTCCAGCGGCGAGACCGTGCGCCATCTGGCGCTGGAAGGTCAGGGCATCGCCTGCCTGTCGCACTTCATGACCATCGACGACATCCGCGCCGGACGTTTGAAGGTGCTACTGGGCGAGTTCAACAGCGGTTATCGCCAGCCGATCAACGCGGTGTACTACCGTAACTCGCAACTGGCGCTGCGCATTCAGTGCTTCCTCGACTTCATTCAGAGCAAACTTGCGGCCTATGCCAGCGCTGATTTCAAGGGCTGA
- a CDS encoding D-aminoacylase codes for MLYDTLIRNATVIDGSNTPGYRADVAILDGRIERIGELHDATATEEIEATGRVLAPGFIDVHTHDDTVVIRQPEMLPKLSQGVTTVIVGNCGISASPVTLKGNPPDPMNLLGTAAAFVYPRFSDYRTAVEAANTTLNVAALVGHTALRSNHLDDLFRTATPEEIAAMREQLRESLEAGALGLSTGLAYASAFNASTDEVMQLTEELTAFGAVYTTHLRSEFAPVLEAMDEAFQIGRHAKSPVIISHLKCAGVGNWGRSPQLLASLEEAAKTHPVGCDCYPYAASSSTLDLKQVTDAHRITITWSTPHPEVSGRDLIDIAAEWNVPLIDAAKRLQPAGAVYYGMDEADVRRILAHPLSMVGSDGLPEDPFPHPRLWGAFPRVLGHFSRDVGLFPLHTAVHKMTGLSAARFGLKERGEIREGYWADLVLFDPLTVRDVADFNDPQRAAQGIDGVWINGVLSYQEGQSSGRHAGRFLAREDDLRKGFV; via the coding sequence ATGCTGTACGACACGCTGATCCGCAACGCCACCGTCATCGATGGCAGCAACACGCCCGGCTACCGCGCCGATGTGGCGATTCTTGACGGTCGCATCGAGCGCATCGGCGAGTTGCACGATGCAACCGCAACCGAAGAAATCGAGGCCACCGGCCGCGTGCTGGCGCCGGGTTTTATCGATGTGCACACCCACGACGACACGGTAGTGATCCGTCAGCCAGAGATGCTGCCAAAACTTAGCCAGGGCGTGACCACGGTGATCGTCGGCAACTGCGGGATCAGCGCCTCGCCCGTGACGCTGAAAGGCAATCCGCCGGATCCGATGAACCTGCTCGGCACTGCGGCAGCCTTCGTTTATCCACGCTTCAGCGATTACCGTACAGCGGTCGAAGCGGCGAATACCACGTTGAATGTGGCGGCGCTGGTCGGCCACACGGCGCTGCGCAGCAATCACCTCGATGACTTGTTCCGTACCGCCACGCCTGAGGAAATCGCTGCGATGCGCGAGCAATTGCGCGAGAGCCTTGAGGCTGGGGCCTTGGGTTTATCCACAGGTCTGGCCTACGCCAGCGCCTTCAACGCCTCCACCGATGAAGTCATGCAGTTGACTGAAGAACTGACGGCATTCGGCGCGGTGTACACCACTCACTTGCGCAGTGAATTCGCCCCGGTGTTGGAGGCGATGGATGAGGCGTTTCAGATCGGTCGTCATGCCAAATCCCCGGTGATCATTTCCCACCTCAAATGCGCTGGCGTCGGTAACTGGGGCCGCAGTCCGCAGTTGCTCGCATCGCTGGAAGAAGCCGCGAAAACCCACCCGGTCGGCTGCGATTGCTATCCCTACGCGGCAAGTTCTTCGACGCTCGATCTGAAGCAAGTCACCGACGCCCACCGCATCACCATCACCTGGTCGACGCCGCATCCGGAAGTCAGCGGCCGCGATCTGATCGACATCGCTGCCGAGTGGAACGTGCCGCTGATAGACGCGGCAAAACGCCTACAACCGGCGGGTGCGGTGTACTACGGAATGGACGAGGCGGATGTGCGACGAATCCTCGCCCATCCGTTGTCGATGGTGGGTTCTGACGGACTGCCGGAAGACCCGTTCCCGCATCCGCGCCTGTGGGGCGCTTTCCCACGGGTGCTCGGGCATTTCAGTCGTGATGTCGGGCTGTTTCCGCTGCACACCGCTGTGCACAAGATGACCGGGTTATCGGCGGCACGATTCGGCTTGAAGGAAAGAGGCGAGATTCGCGAAGGTTATTGGGCGGACCTGGTGTTGTTCGATCCACTGACCGTGCGCGATGTGGCGGATTTCAATGACCCGCAACGAGCGGCGCAGGGTATTGATGGCGTGTGGATCAACGGCGTGTTGAGTTACCAGGAGGGGCAGTCTTCAGGACGCCACGCAGGACGGTTCCTCGCCCGTGAAGATGACCTGCGCAAAGGTTTTGTATAA
- a CDS encoding NAD(P)H-dependent oxidoreductase, with protein MKKVLLLNGGKKFAHSDGRYNTTLHEAALSVLDRGGVDVKTTFIDEGYDVAEEVAKFLWADVIIYQMPGWWMGAPWTVKKYLDEVFTEGHGSLYASDGRTRSDASQKYGSGGLIQGKQYMLSLTWNAPQQAFDDPTDFFEAKGVDAVYFPFHKANEFLGMTALPTFLCVDVMKRPNIENDVARYEQHLKDVFALKA; from the coding sequence ATGAAAAAAGTTTTGTTGCTCAACGGCGGTAAAAAATTCGCCCACTCCGACGGTCGCTATAACACCACCCTGCACGAAGCCGCACTGAGCGTGCTGGATCGTGGCGGTGTCGACGTGAAAACCACGTTCATCGACGAGGGTTACGACGTTGCTGAAGAAGTGGCGAAATTCCTCTGGGCCGACGTGATCATTTATCAAATGCCGGGCTGGTGGATGGGTGCGCCGTGGACGGTGAAAAAGTACCTCGACGAAGTCTTCACCGAAGGCCACGGCAGCCTCTACGCCAGCGATGGCCGCACCCGTTCCGACGCGTCGCAGAAGTACGGCAGCGGCGGGCTGATTCAGGGCAAGCAATACATGCTGTCGCTGACCTGGAACGCGCCGCAGCAGGCGTTTGATGACCCGACTGATTTCTTCGAAGCCAAAGGCGTGGACGCGGTGTACTTCCCGTTTCACAAGGCCAACGAATTTTTGGGCATGACTGCTTTGCCAACGTTCCTCTGTGTGGACGTGATGAAGCGTCCGAACATTGAGAACGATGTAGCGCGGTATGAGCAGCATCTGAAAGATGTGTTCGCTCTCAAGGCTTGA
- a CDS encoding NAD-dependent epimerase/dehydratase family protein produces MNVFVTGAAGFIGGSIATGLVQAGHKVTGLVRSAEQADELKALGVTAVIGTLDDKALLAEQARAADAVINAASSDHRGAVEALLDALHGSNKVFLHTSGSSIVGDASGGKSSDVIYFEDNLPEPTVDKAARVAIDNLILAAAKDGVNSAVICNTLIYGHSLGVNRDSVQLPRLLKQARKSGVVRHVGTGQNIWSNVHIEDVVALYLLALSKNVPGTFYFVESGEASFIDMTTAMAEALNLGQPQDWPLKDAEAEWGFEMANYGLGSNSRVRGKHARELLGWAPKRTSVVEWIRNEMV; encoded by the coding sequence ATGAACGTATTCGTCACCGGCGCTGCCGGTTTTATCGGCGGCTCGATCGCCACCGGTCTGGTCCAGGCCGGGCATAAAGTCACCGGTCTGGTGCGCAGCGCAGAACAAGCCGATGAGCTGAAAGCACTGGGCGTCACCGCGGTGATCGGCACCCTCGACGACAAAGCACTGCTCGCCGAACAGGCCCGCGCCGCCGACGCCGTGATCAACGCCGCCAGCAGCGACCATCGCGGCGCGGTTGAAGCTTTGCTCGATGCCTTGCACGGTTCCAACAAAGTATTCCTGCACACCAGCGGTTCGAGCATCGTCGGCGATGCGTCGGGCGGCAAATCCAGCGACGTCATCTACTTCGAAGACAATCTGCCGGAACCGACCGTCGACAAGGCTGCGCGCGTGGCCATCGATAACCTGATCCTCGCTGCGGCGAAGGACGGCGTGAACTCCGCTGTCATCTGCAACACCCTGATCTACGGCCACAGCCTGGGCGTCAATCGCGACAGCGTGCAGTTGCCACGTCTGCTCAAACAGGCACGCAAAAGCGGCGTCGTGCGCCACGTCGGCACTGGCCAGAACATCTGGTCCAACGTGCACATCGAAGACGTCGTCGCCCTGTATCTGCTGGCGTTGAGCAAAAACGTACCGGGTACTTTCTACTTCGTTGAAAGCGGTGAAGCGTCGTTTATCGACATGACCACCGCCATGGCCGAAGCGCTGAACCTGGGCCAGCCACAAGACTGGCCACTGAAAGACGCCGAAGCCGAATGGGGCTTTGAGATGGCCAACTACGGCCTCGGCTCCAACAGCCGCGTGCGCGGCAAACACGCCCGCGAGCTGCTGGGCTGGGCACCGAAGCGTACGTCGGTGGTTGAATGGATTCGTAACGAAATGGTGTGA
- a CDS encoding Fic family protein — MIDRYDAEGAQNRFQPGSNEQVLSNKLGICDSEEMDDAELVLLEKLYQSVLIEDLPDRSITIQDLQDWHRHWLGSIYPWAGDVRAVNLGKDGFFFAAPPQIPRLLDAFEKSCLAKYTPCRPDLDENLIHAIAVTHVEFILIHPFREGNERLSRLLADVMAVQAGYVALDYSSWERNKEAYFAAIHQGLNGNYEPMEYWVRRALWT; from the coding sequence ATGATTGACCGATATGACGCAGAGGGCGCACAGAACCGCTTTCAGCCCGGCTCGAATGAGCAAGTCCTGAGCAACAAATTGGGCATCTGCGATTCTGAGGAAATGGATGACGCAGAACTGGTGCTTCTGGAAAAGCTCTACCAGTCCGTGCTTATCGAGGATTTGCCGGATCGGTCAATCACTATTCAGGATTTGCAGGACTGGCATCGGCACTGGCTGGGGAGTATCTATCCATGGGCGGGTGACGTTCGTGCGGTGAACCTTGGCAAGGATGGATTCTTCTTTGCGGCGCCACCGCAGATTCCTCGACTGCTGGATGCGTTCGAAAAGAGCTGTCTGGCGAAATACACGCCATGCAGGCCTGATCTGGACGAGAACCTGATTCACGCCATCGCGGTTACGCACGTGGAGTTCATCCTGATTCATCCGTTCCGTGAAGGTAATGAACGGTTGTCGCGACTATTGGCGGATGTCATGGCCGTGCAAGCGGGCTACGTTGCGCTTGACTACAGCAGTTGGGAACGAAACAAAGAAGCTTATTTTGCTGCGATCCACCAAGGTCTGAATGGCAACTACGAACCGATGGAGTATTGGGTACGACGAGCCTTGTGGACCTGA
- a CDS encoding glyoxalase superfamily protein yields the protein MSFGKTTPILRIFDEAKAVEFYVDFLGFKIDWQHRFEANFPLYLQVSRGECVLHLSEHHGDATPGSALRIETDELEAFQQQLVAKDYKFSHPQIQAMPWGSQDMTIADPFGNRLVFTNAISV from the coding sequence ATGAGCTTCGGCAAAACCACCCCGATCCTGCGGATTTTCGATGAAGCCAAAGCCGTAGAATTCTACGTCGACTTCCTCGGCTTCAAGATCGACTGGCAGCACCGTTTCGAGGCGAACTTCCCGTTGTATCTGCAGGTGTCGCGTGGCGAGTGTGTGCTGCACCTGTCCGAGCATCACGGCGATGCAACCCCCGGTTCGGCGCTACGCATCGAGACCGATGAGCTGGAGGCGTTCCAGCAGCAATTGGTGGCCAAGGACTACAAGTTCTCGCACCCACAGATTCAGGCGATGCCGTGGGGGAGTCAGGACATGACGATTGCTGATCCGTTTGGCAATCGGTTGGTGTTCACCAACGCGATCAGTGTTTGA
- a CDS encoding sulfite exporter TauE/SafE family protein: MNAFADFYQNLGLALSLLVIATFVMAGLVKGVIGLGLPTVAMGLLGLAMAPSQAAALLIIPATLTNIWQLAFGGHLKELIRRLWPMLLMIFLGTGVGTVWIGMAGGHWVVRGLGTALLLYALSGLFLPTLHVKPRHESWLGPVCGVITGVITSATGVFVIPAVPYLQALGLNRDELVQALGLSFTVSTLALAGGLLWRGALGGGELSASLLALIPAVLGMLLGQWLRQRISAVLFKRVFFIGMGALGAHLLISG; this comes from the coding sequence ATGAACGCATTCGCAGATTTCTACCAAAACCTCGGTCTGGCCCTGTCACTGCTGGTCATCGCCACCTTCGTCATGGCCGGTCTGGTCAAAGGCGTCATCGGCCTTGGCCTGCCCACGGTCGCCATGGGGTTGCTAGGTCTGGCTATGGCACCGTCGCAGGCAGCGGCGCTGCTGATCATTCCGGCAACGCTGACCAATATCTGGCAACTGGCCTTCGGCGGACATTTGAAAGAACTGATCCGGCGCCTGTGGCCCATGCTGCTGATGATCTTTCTCGGCACCGGCGTCGGCACTGTGTGGATCGGCATGGCGGGCGGGCACTGGGTAGTGCGCGGGCTGGGCACGGCGCTGTTGCTCTACGCGTTGAGCGGGTTATTCCTGCCGACGCTGCACGTTAAACCTCGCCATGAATCCTGGCTCGGTCCGGTCTGTGGCGTGATCACCGGCGTCATCACTTCCGCCACCGGCGTCTTTGTCATTCCCGCCGTGCCGTACCTGCAAGCGCTGGGCTTGAACCGTGATGAACTGGTGCAGGCGCTCGGCCTGTCCTTCACCGTTTCGACGCTGGCACTGGCTGGCGGTTTGCTCTGGCGCGGTGCGCTCGGTGGCGGCGAATTGAGCGCCTCGTTGCTGGCGCTGATTCCGGCAGTGCTCGGCATGTTGCTCGGCCAATGGCTGCGTCAGAGGATCAGCGCGGTGCTGTTCAAGCGCGTGTTCTTCATCGGCATGGGCGCGCTCGGCGCCCACTTGCTGATCAGCGGTTAG
- a CDS encoding MurR/RpiR family transcriptional regulator → MDILYQIRARQDSFSAGEGRIARLMLDDVGFAASASLEDLAQRAEVSTATLSRFARTVGCRDLRDLRLQLAQASGVGSRFLDPAGTPEQSAFYGQIVGDIETTLRQHLAGFDESRFADAVKLLGQARMIHAFGMGGCSTLCSDELQVRLVRLGYPIAVCHDAVMMRVTAASLNAEQVVIVCSLTGITPELLETVELARNYGARILAITRADSPLAELADIVLPLQGAETSFIYKPTAARYGMLLAIDVLATELALANPEDNQERLRRIKLALDEYRGGDDHLPLGD, encoded by the coding sequence ATGGACATCCTCTACCAGATCCGCGCCCGCCAGGATTCCTTCAGCGCCGGCGAGGGCCGCATCGCCCGGCTGATGCTCGACGACGTCGGTTTTGCCGCCTCCGCCAGCCTCGAAGATCTGGCGCAACGCGCCGAGGTCAGCACCGCCACGCTGTCGCGGTTTGCCCGCACCGTCGGTTGCCGTGACCTGCGCGACCTGCGCCTGCAACTGGCTCAGGCCAGCGGCGTCGGCAGCCGTTTCCTCGACCCGGCGGGCACGCCTGAGCAGTCGGCGTTCTACGGGCAGATCGTTGGCGATATCGAAACCACGCTGCGTCAGCATCTCGCAGGTTTTGACGAATCACGCTTTGCCGATGCGGTAAAACTGCTCGGCCAGGCGCGGATGATTCACGCCTTCGGCATGGGCGGTTGCTCGACCTTGTGCAGCGACGAATTGCAGGTGCGTCTGGTGCGCCTCGGTTATCCGATTGCGGTGTGTCATGACGCGGTGATGATGCGCGTCACCGCTGCCAGCCTGAACGCCGAACAAGTGGTCATCGTCTGCTCGCTGACCGGCATCACCCCGGAACTGCTGGAGACAGTCGAACTGGCGCGCAACTACGGTGCGCGCATTCTCGCAATCACCCGCGCCGACTCGCCGCTGGCCGAACTGGCCGACATCGTCCTGCCGCTGCAAGGCGCGGAAACCTCGTTCATCTACAAACCGACAGCGGCGCGCTACGGCATGCTGCTCGCCATCGATGTGCTCGCCACCGAGCTGGCGCTGGCCAATCCTGAAGACAATCAAGAACGTCTGCGGCGGATCAAACTCGCCCTCGACGAATACCGTGGCGGTGACGATCACCTGCCGCTGGGAGACTGA
- a CDS encoding putative quinol monooxygenase, whose amino-acid sequence MSERHGFILHAKTRPEKAEAFEALFRAYVEPSRAEPGCIEYHMLRDQQDPSLFIFYEIWESQAHLDVHSNLPHMKQFFKQRMEYLERDFDIRRIDMLSESSANR is encoded by the coding sequence ATGAGTGAACGCCACGGTTTCATCCTGCACGCCAAGACTCGCCCGGAAAAAGCCGAGGCTTTCGAGGCGCTGTTCCGCGCCTACGTCGAACCTAGCCGCGCCGAGCCCGGTTGCATCGAATACCACATGCTGCGCGACCAGCAAGATCCGTCGCTGTTCATCTTCTACGAGATCTGGGAAAGCCAGGCGCATCTGGATGTGCACTCGAATCTGCCGCACATGAAGCAGTTCTTCAAACAGCGCATGGAGTATCTGGAGCGTGATTTTGATATCCGCCGCATCGACATGCTCAGCGAGTCGTCGGCTAACCGCTGA